From one Triticum aestivum cultivar Chinese Spring chromosome 4B, IWGSC CS RefSeq v2.1, whole genome shotgun sequence genomic stretch:
- the LOC123092836 gene encoding uncharacterized protein produces the protein MFGVVFPDHTFPLDATAFAQVAPASWLLDLSTLSLPSAPRSAVVFLLPPAAAALPPGKAVAVYYQAAANRPFAFLGALGPARPSATFQLPEAGDEPEPPAGPAKLGVAVEDAAALPSPPDEQRAERVALRVGENLFNFMQSFCAADGGKLVVPTDILDRWFRKFQERAKKDPTYLKSFDF, from the coding sequence atgTTCGGCGTCGTGTTCCCGGACCACACCTTCCCCCTCGACGCCACCGCCTTCGCGCAGGTCGCGCCGGCCTCCTGGCTCCTCGACCTCTCCACGCTCTCCCTCCCCTCCGCGCCCCGCTCCGCCGTCGTCTTCCTGCTCCCGCCCGCCGCGGCCGCGCTGCCCCCGGGCAAGGCCGTCGCGGTCTACTACCAGGCGGCCGCCAACCGCCCCTTCGCCTTCCTAGGCGCGCTCGGCCCCGCGCGCCCCTCCGCCACCTTCCAGCTCCCGGAGGCCGGGGACGAGCCGGAGCCCCCTGCCGGGCCCGCGAAGCTGGGCGTCGCCGTGGAGGACGCCGCCGCGCTGCCCTCGCCCCCCGACGAGCAGCGCGCGGAGCGGGTCGCGCTCCGCGTCGGCGAGAACCTCTTCAATTTCATGCAGTCGTTCTGCGCCGCCGACGGCGGCAAGCTGGTAGTGCCCACGGATATTCTGGACCGCTGGTTCCGCAAGTTCCAGGAGAGGGCCAAGAAGGATCCCACCTATCTGAAAAGCTTTGACTTCTGA